A genome region from Chiroxiphia lanceolata isolate bChiLan1 chromosome 5, bChiLan1.pri, whole genome shotgun sequence includes the following:
- the TMEM213 gene encoding transmembrane protein 213 isoform X2 yields MKHFKPWAASTVLLFTAALWDSCSAAEVISNVSGSSTPTTEYEPPCLNVNFCTQAAVCCPSGMDDYGWIAAAVGWSLWFLTLILLCMDKIMRLRPDEPKYLVA; encoded by the exons ATGAAGCACTTCAagccctgggcagcctccaCTGTGCTCCTCTTCACTGCTGCGCTCTGGGATTCCTGCTCAGCAG ctgaagtCATCTCCAATGTTTCAGGAAGCTCCACACCCACAACTGAGTATGAACCACCATGTCTTA ACGTGAACTTCTGCACGCAGGCGGCCGTGTGCTGCCCGTCGGGCATGGACGATTACGGGTGGATTGCAGCGGCCGTCGGCTGGAGCCTCTGGTTTCTGACTCTCATCCTGCTCTGCATGGACAAGATCATGAGACTCCGGCCTGACGAACCCAAATACTTGGTGGCCTGA
- the TMEM213 gene encoding transmembrane protein 213 isoform X1: MKHFKPWAASTVLLFTAALWDSCSAAAEVISNVSGSSTPTTEYEPPCLNVNFCTQAAVCCPSGMDDYGWIAAAVGWSLWFLTLILLCMDKIMRLRPDEPKYLVA; encoded by the exons ATGAAGCACTTCAagccctgggcagcctccaCTGTGCTCCTCTTCACTGCTGCGCTCTGGGATTCCTGCTCAGCAG cagctgaagtCATCTCCAATGTTTCAGGAAGCTCCACACCCACAACTGAGTATGAACCACCATGTCTTA ACGTGAACTTCTGCACGCAGGCGGCCGTGTGCTGCCCGTCGGGCATGGACGATTACGGGTGGATTGCAGCGGCCGTCGGCTGGAGCCTCTGGTTTCTGACTCTCATCCTGCTCTGCATGGACAAGATCATGAGACTCCGGCCTGACGAACCCAAATACTTGGTGGCCTGA